From Candidatus Zixiibacteriota bacterium, one genomic window encodes:
- a CDS encoding cohesin domain-containing protein, giving the protein MKSLNIVLCIIFLLVAAAITNGDPRWATFEIKMEVSSPVNPGQIVSVPVNINRCDQDFGGFDLFLEFDPAILSVDHAEPGQLLEDCEWEYFSWRSDAGSGKVRVVGITSTVAEPGDPICYSGTGSLAEIFFLVNPSVSSDRFEPVKFLWVDCGDNALSNVIGDTLFISDNVFDWDGTVVTGETDNGGASLSCLSGSEDHVVAQWIEFTHGGIDIVVPPPSNDCDPDGDGTSWTMEDIIFLIDYLFHGGPVPNPFEIGDCDCNGRVNMIDITRLINYAWRMGEHPCPDALAY; this is encoded by the coding sequence ATGAAGAGTCTGAATATAGTTTTGTGCATAATCTTTCTCCTCGTTGCTGCGGCAATCACTAACGGTGATCCGCGGTGGGCGACTTTCGAGATCAAGATGGAAGTCTCTTCCCCCGTCAATCCTGGGCAGATTGTCTCCGTCCCGGTCAATATCAATCGATGCGACCAGGACTTCGGAGGGTTTGACCTGTTTCTCGAATTCGATCCTGCGATCCTTTCGGTGGATCATGCCGAACCGGGTCAGTTGCTGGAAGATTGCGAATGGGAGTATTTCTCATGGCGATCTGACGCAGGCAGTGGGAAGGTTCGCGTTGTCGGTATTACAAGCACAGTAGCCGAACCGGGAGACCCGATTTGCTACAGTGGCACTGGCTCGCTGGCTGAGATTTTCTTCCTGGTCAACCCATCCGTCAGTTCCGACAGATTTGAGCCGGTTAAATTTCTTTGGGTAGACTGTGGCGATAACGCACTTTCGAATGTCATCGGTGATACTCTGTTCATATCGGACAATGTGTTCGACTGGGACGGCACAGTGGTCACCGGCGAGACGGACAACGGCGGAGCGTCGCTATCCTGTCTGTCAGGTTCTGAGGATCATGTAGTCGCGCAGTGGATCGAATTCACGCACGGTGGAATCGATATCGTGGTGCCACCACCATCGAATGACTGTGATCCCGACGGCGATGGAACCTCGTGGACGATGGAGGACATCATTTTCCTGATCGACTATCTCTTCCATGGCGGTCCCGTACCTAATCCGTTCGAAATCGGCGACTGTGACTGCAATGGCAGGGTGAATATGATCGATATCACGCGCCTCATAAATTATGCCTGGCGTATGGGTGAACACCCATGCCCTGACGCGCTCGCATACTAA